The window aattacttgaagatgatgagggtgagagagtaaaaatatcattttcgaaaaaaataattgattgcattttcgtgaattatatgaacttctggggtgaatagggcaaaaccaatttctaaaaaaaggagaagttagttttgtgtttgactttaagttatagGTCAATTCTGCAAAAAGCCCATAAAtttatgtggatgatttgatcaATTTGTGGGACAATGGTGAATCGGTTCAGAGGTTTAAAAAGTATCTTGGTGACTACTTCATATGAAAAAACTATATCATTGGAATACCATCTACATTCATCCTCTGAATCAATACACataattaagttatttatttatcataccTGAGAATTTACCTGAATAAAACTAATTTCCAACTGTTAACAACCTCAAATCAAACAAATCAAGCAACTGCCTTGCTCACCAAttcatttactgctttaaaacctatTAATCTAGCTTTATTTCGAAGACTATAAATCTGTTGTGTAATACTAGAGTttttgtggattcgatccctaagtcctagatctgaacctcttatttgagagagtaaatcaCTCcgtagggtaatttgagtgatatcaggcACCAAGATAATTTTTGAATCTCTGAATATTAATCATGTGATTAGTTGGAGATAACTCTTACAGTTAAGTCGGTATAATAGGTTTTAGCGTTATCGGCAATCTCTTGTAATGTATATATGAGTACGTTCATCCGCTGAATCAATACACATAAATATTCACCTAAACCTTGTTTACACATGCAACACACAAGAGATAAAAACAAATTGATTAATCATGTAATTTGTTGGAGATAACTCTTACAGTTAAGTCGGTATAATAGGTATTAGCGTTATCGGCAATCTCTTGTAATGTATATATGAGTACGTTCATCCGCTGAATCAATACACATAAATATTCACCTAAACCTTGTTTACACATGCAATACACGAGAGATAAAAACAAATTGATAAGTCGAAACTAGTCAGATGTAACACTGGGCATAACGGGAAATGGATCCAAATCATAGTCGAAACTagctaaaaaacaaaaaaaagacatgTATGTGACCGACGGTGATAATCCGCCGGCCACCAAATTACGATGTGAAGTTTGGAGCTTCTAGTTAAATGTTataaaatttagagagagaaagagagagagagagagagagagagagagagagagagagagagagagagagagagagagagagagagagagagagagagagagagagagagagagagagagagagagagagagagagagagagagagacttacaGCAACACTTACCAAAATATGGTTCAATCAGTCGTATTGTTTTACTCATTGTTCATATACTCACGAAATGAAATggagagggagggagggagggagggagagagagagagagagagagagagagagagagagagagagagagagagagagagagagagagagagagagagagagagagagagagagatcataAGCAACCGTTTGTTACTTATTAAATTGTTTTATGCGAAAATTCATCCCTCATATCATTTATTACATAAATACGAAAATTATTTTGCTCAAGTCCCTAAAAAACCCAAAAGCCTAACAACTACAAAGGAAATTAAACTCCAGCTAAAGCTAAATCTCATTTCCAACAACACCATTATTAATCTAAATAAGATTTAGCAATTTCTCCATCAGCTCCTTTAGGGTAAAATCCACCGGGGACACTCTCATTTCCACTTCCATACACAATCCGTAGAATTTCCTCCGGAGTGCGATCAAACGCAAGCGACATCTTATCCCCAACCAATACATTCCCAGCCACATTTTCCTCAGCACCCATGGCTTTATGCACAACCAACCCCTCGTCTTTCACACCCCTTTTTCCCAATTTGTTCCTTAGATCAGATATCCTATCCGTAAAAGCTGCAACCGAGACACCATAAGGATGGACTATGTGTTTAGCCCTTGCATATAACATTGTTCTTATCACCGCGTCCTGGCCTGATTCTACTCCCAAAAGTCCGGCTACTAACTGTACAATGTTTGAGtaattaacatataatatatatatatatatatatataatgcgaaagttttcaaaattttcatctaaaaataattgataaaataaaaaactcatCACTACTTGTAGCCATGGTGTTTACATCACTCATTTCTTTCCAATTGAagattttgaatatataaaatatttttttaaaaaaatcatttcatgAGACTTTAGACATCAATGAAATTTTACGAGCTTTATGCTTTGTCAAAAAGACTTTACCAGCGTTATTATCTACACAAATTAATGAAATTCAAAACTATCTATATTGATGTGATGAAACGTAATGCATGATGTTAGAAACTGAAATTTCATCTTTtcgcaataaaaaaaaatttacatagaaACCCTAAATTTCTGGTTAGAAGATGAGATTATATTTACCGCTAGAAGAGAGTAGTTTAGTTTTGTTACCTTCCTTGACGCGGGACAATGCAGTTTCGGGTTTGCGCCAACGTAGCCGGTGAGACCAACATAAGGGACCAAATATGAAGCAATGAGGTAATTGTAAGAATTGGCATAAGGATCAAATGGTGGCACAAATTTTCGTCCGAATGCATCATCCATAACTTTCGCAAATGATTTTTTACTTAAATCAAGAAGCGGCCTTGCAAATCCTTTCACCGTTTTCTTGATGGCCctgtgatttttaatttttacttatatatattattagaagaaaaaaaaacattttacctGCCTAATACCtataattagttaaatattttttttttttttttttgtaaaacaaattagttaaatattgaTTGACAAGAATCACACATGATCACAACACCAAAGTGTATACACACTATGAAGCCAAATAAACATTTTACCTCAAGTGGCCAACCTCTTGCCAAGCAAATTGCAAAACAATATCTCTTGTCAAACGATCGAGATTAGCTATCTGAGCTCCAATAGGACTTGGCCCTCCCATCGTTAAACTTGGTGCGACTGTATCTAGACCAAACCCTAATGCTCCGAACAAGAAAAACTCAGCTTCAAGATACTCCAAATTCAACGGAAACTCTAATAATTTTCTGTCTTGATCTGTACAGTTCGTCGTTTGCATGGGGCAACTCATAACCTGAAGATGGCAAGTGTTGAAGAAGAACAACACCATCACTATTGGAACCAATAAGCTTCTTCTCTCCTCAATGATTCTCATTTCTATAAGAAAAAATCGTTTTCTTTTATTCGTTTCTGATTTATGTGTTTCTGGTTTGGATGTGATTTCTTTATTTATAGGGCTTAAGATATGAGTGAAGAGCAGAAAAAGTCTACTGTTTTAGCGGTACTCCGTAGAGGATTTCGCTGATACTCCCCCGTTGCGTTTTATCTGCTGGAGGAGTGACACGTGGAGTTTTGACATCTTCAGTTACTATTTTGAGGACACATGATGTCAAACAGGGTTTACCCATTCCGTTCTGTCCTGTATCGTGGCGAGTTACAGTAGACCTGTTTCCCGCAGACTGCGGTCTTCAAAATGCCGGTCCAAACCCGTACCGCAAAATATATAGGCCTTCGCGGGCCGTCCCAGGAGACGCCTCTTTATCAAACTGTCTGCTACAGCTTCTTTCATGAATGTTCAAGTAGAATAGTTGTATAAGAGAGTTGAAGAGAGCTCATAAAGCTTCACTAAATCCTTATCAAAATCAATGCCACAAAGCTCCGTTTGTGCTTACGTTCTTGAGTTAAAAACCTTCTTTTGTTATCAGTATAAgcttttgttgagtttgaatTTGATTGAGTTGTTGTCTTTGTAATAAGTTGGCTCAAATGTTGTATTTCTTCATCAAATcatctttctttttaattatttggattgCAAAAAAATTCGTGAATCACGTTGCCAAATTATACAAGTGACGTGATATACAACTAACTTTTCTCCTATACAACACCACTGtaaccaaatttaatttttaaaaaaacaccACTTCAcaataatgaaaacaaaaccaatcaaCTTAAACAAGAAATACTACATTGTAATAAAGCAATTCATAGTTgtgtataacaaaaaaataaaaccaaattaaaaCACCACCAGAGTTCGAATCGTCATCACTGGAGCTGGAGTCGTCATTGCCGGAGCTCGAATCATCATCACCGGAACTCGAATCATCATTGCGGAACTCCTTATGTTTTCTAGGCGAAAAGTCACAAGAATCACTTTCTTCTCGCTCTATTTCTCGTTTTTTTCctataaaataagaaatgaaaaaaaatgcaGGTCCATATAATCCCGCGTGACCCGTTTCGGCCTATCTCGCAAAAGATCCAGTCCCGCAAAGACCCGTTCCGCAAGACCCGCAAATTTACGGGCCTAGAAAACATTGTCCCAATACCGTACCGCGACAGTTCTTTACGGATAAGGTCCGCAGTCTAGATCCATGATTGCTATCTCCAAACACATATATGGAGAAGTTTTTGCCCTTTTGAGTTTAGATAAGGGTtaggttcatttttttttttggcagagaGAGTACCCGCCTCGCTACTCGcaacatatataaaacataattttccaATTTTGTTCGATAGATTGTTACTACATCGAAAGTT is drawn from Brassica rapa cultivar Chiifu-401-42 chromosome A05, CAAS_Brap_v3.01, whole genome shotgun sequence and contains these coding sequences:
- the LOC103868708 gene encoding desiccation-related protein PCC13-62-like codes for the protein MRIIEERRSLLVPIVMVLFFFNTCHLQVMSCPMQTTNCTDQDRKLLEFPLNLEYLEAEFFLFGALGFGLDTVAPSLTMGGPSPIGAQIANLDRLTRDIVLQFAWQEVGHLRAIKKTVKGFARPLLDLSKKSFAKVMDDAFGRKFVPPFDPYANSYNYLIASYLVPYVGLTGYVGANPKLHCPASRKLVAGLLGVESGQDAVIRTMLYARAKHIVHPYGVSVAAFTDRISDLRNKLGKRGVKDEGLVVHKAMGAEENVAGNVLVGDKMSLAFDRTPEEILRIVYGSGNESVPGGFYPKGADGEIAKSYLD